TGTTCCTGCTCCATCCAGTCCATGGTTGCCTGGCCATCATGAACCTCACCGAGCTTATGCGATACGCCCGTATAATAAAGGATACGCTCGGTTGTTGTGGTCTTGCCCGCGTCAATGTGGGCCATGATCCCGATATTTCTTTGCTTTTTGATAGGTACGACTCGTGCCACGCTAACTCCTAATTACCACCGGTAATGGGCAAAGGCCTTGTTGGCTTCGGCCATGCGATAAGTGTCGTCTTTCTTCTTGATAGCCCCACCCCGGTTATTGAGTGCATCGTTGAACTCGGCAGCGAGCCGGGCAACCATGCCTTTTTCCCCTCTTGTTCGGGCGTATGTTACCAGCCAGCGAATCGCCAACGACTCCTGTCTGGCAGGGCGAACCTCCATGGGAACCTGATAGGTCGCACCACCAACTCGACGCGACTTGACCTCCATCTGGGGTTTGACGCTTTCCAGAACCTTCTCAAAAACCTTGAGGGGTTCTTCATTGGCTCTTTGGGCGACATCCTCGATGGCGGTGTAAAAAATTTTCTCTGCTACACTCTTTTTACCATCAACCATGAGCCGATTGATGAACTTTGTGACAATGCGACTCCCGAATTTCGGATCAGGCAAAACTTCCCGCTTGGGAGCCGGTCCTTTTCTAGGCATTGCTAACTCCTTTTACTCTATTTGGGACGCTTCGTTCCGTACTTGGAGCGGCCTTTACGCCTATCCTGAACTCCGGAAGTGTCCAAGGTACCACGAATGATGTGAAACCGAACACCTGGAATATCCTTGACACGACCACCACGAATCATGACCACCGAATGCTCTTGCAGATTATGTCCTTCACCCGGGATGTACGATGTGACTTCGATCCCGTTGGTCAGCCGCACCCTTGCGACTTTACGCAAAGCCGAGTTCGGTTTTTTCGGGGTTGTCGTATATACACGAACGCAAACCCCGCGTTTTTGAGGACATCTTTCCAGAGCTGCGGTCTTTTTTGCCTTGACTTGCTTGGTCCGCTCTTTGCGCACCAACTGATTTATCGTAGGCATACGACCTCCATATAAAATAACTTTTAGAAACGCCGTCAGTTATTGAATGCGAATGGGCTTGTCAAGTCTTTATGCCCATTCGCTCAATTTTCAGGCTGCCACCTACCAATTATACGTCATTGTTTCTCAATGTATCCTGGAAAACATCGATCTTGGCGCTGCCTCCCTGCTGTGACCCATAGGAACCGCTGGTATCCACCAGGATCGGATCACGGACCAGCTCTTCCAGGAACTTGTCCGGGCTTTCTGCCTGACCGGGAACCTCAATGGCATTGTCAACATATGCCTTGTAGCCGGTACCGGCAGAAACGAGTCTGCCCACAATGACATTTTCCTTGAGTCCAAGCAATGAATCTTCCTTGCCCTGCAAGGCCGCTTCGGTCAGCACCTTGGTGGTTTCCTGAAAGGAAGCCGCCGAAATAAAGGACTCGGTGGACAACGAAGCCTGGGTGATGCCAAGCACCAGGGGTTCTGCGGTTGCAGGCCTGAGTCCCTTGGCAACACATTTTTCATTTTCGGCAAAAAAACGACTCTTCTCAATGTGTTCGCCAATGAGAAAACCCGTATCACCGGGATCAAGGATATTAACCTTCTTGAGCATCTGGCGAACTATGATCTCGATGTGCTTGTCATTGATGTATACGCCCTGGGAACGATACACATGCTGCACTTCTTCCACCAGATAATTGGCCAAGAATTTTTCACCGTGAACCGCCAAAAGATCATGCAGG
The window above is part of the Desulfoplanes formicivorans genome. Proteins encoded here:
- the rpsG gene encoding 30S ribosomal protein S7 — translated: MPRKGPAPKREVLPDPKFGSRIVTKFINRLMVDGKKSVAEKIFYTAIEDVAQRANEEPLKVFEKVLESVKPQMEVKSRRVGGATYQVPMEVRPARQESLAIRWLVTYARTRGEKGMVARLAAEFNDALNNRGGAIKKKDDTYRMAEANKAFAHYRW
- the rpsL gene encoding 30S ribosomal protein S12, with translation MPTINQLVRKERTKQVKAKKTAALERCPQKRGVCVRVYTTTPKKPNSALRKVARVRLTNGIEVTSYIPGEGHNLQEHSVVMIRGGRVKDIPGVRFHIIRGTLDTSGVQDRRKGRSKYGTKRPK